Proteins encoded by one window of Xiphophorus couchianus chromosome 13, X_couchianus-1.0, whole genome shotgun sequence:
- the LOC114156619 gene encoding phosphatidylinositol 4-phosphate 5-kinase type-1 alpha-like isoform X3, which yields MATASEEPPGLQGHSSNSTGNRKNVASESPSIGTSQALKKTIGHRGVDPTGETVYKKTTSSTLKAAIQLGITHTVGSLNQKPERDVLLQDFEVVESIFFPCEGSNLTPGHHYGDFRFKTYAPIAFRYFREMFGIRPDDYMYSLCNEPLIELSSSGASGSLFYLSSDDEFIVKTVQHKEAEFLQKLLPGYFMNLNQNKRTLLPKFYGLYCVQAAGKNIRIVVMNNLLPSSVRMHLKFDLKGSTHKRRANPKEREKAVPTFKDLDFIQDMNDGLFLEADTYNAVCKTIQRDCLLLQSFKIMDYSLLVGIHNLDQACREQNTEAAAEGAVRPQVQKSLYSTAIEAIQAETGRVEPVDQTGGIPARNSKGERLLVYIGIIDILQSYRLVKKLEHSWKSLVHDGDTVSVHRPSFYADRFQRFMSSAVFKKVPVKASPVKKRRANGPVKKLAGSGLYLLTQTSYQQPSLQQQVSTDTKEDTEGVIGIQSGRPDLLLQSLPHSGSAVNTPTTPTFLSLTPTILTLSHSQETSMSEGEGGSETPSRHQDSSSPQRFQSSDQEHITTEDPIPLNDVASTERKGSALDVEQKPGFNENKVGSVHEQH from the exons ATGGCCACAGCATCTGAGGAGCCTCCAGGTCTTCAGGGCCACTCTTCCA ACTCGACTGGGAACCGAAAAAATGTTGCTTCAGAG AGTCCGAGCATCGGCACGTCTCAGGCCCTGAAAAAAACCATCGGCCATCGGGGAGTTGATCCCACGGGGGAGACGGTCTACAAAAAG ACAACATCTTCCACTCTTAAAGCGGCCATACAGTTGGGCATCACACACACTGTGGGCAGCTTGAACCAGAAACCTGAGAGAGATGTGCTGCTGCAAGACTTTGAAGTCGTGGAAAGCATCTTCTTTCCCTG CGAAGGCAGTAACCTGACACCGGGTCATCACTACGGAGACTTCAGGTTCAAAACATACGCTCCAATCGCCTTTCGTTACTTCAGAGAGATGTTTGGCATCCGGCCTGATGACTACATG TATTCTCTGTGTAACGAGCCTCTGATTGAGCTGTCGAGTTCCGGGGCCAGCGGATCTCTGTTCTACCTCTCGAGTGACGATGAATTCATTGTTAAGACAGTGCAGCACAAAGAGGCAGAGTTTCTCCAAAAACTGCTTCCAGGATACTTTATG AACTTGAACCAGAACAAGAGAACCTTATTACCAAAGTTTTATGGACTGTACTGCGTTCAAGCAGCCGGTAAAAACATCCGCATTGTAGTTATGAACAATCTGCTGCCCAGTTCGGTACGGATGCACCTCAAATTCGATCTGAAAGGCTCCACTCACAAACGACGAGCCAATCCCAAAGAGAGGGAAAAGGCTGTTCCCACGTTCAAGGACCTGGATTTCATTCAGGACATGAATGACGGTTTATTTCTGGAGGCAGACACGTACAATGCTGTATGTAAAACTATTCAGAGAGACTGTCTG CTGTTGCAAAGTTTCAAGATAATGGACTACAGTCTACTAGTGGGAATTCATAATTTAGATCAGGCCTGTCGAGAGCAAAatacagaagcagcagcagaaggagcCGTGAGGCCGCAAGTCCAGAAGTCCCTCTACAGCACAGCTATCGAGGCCATCCAGGCTGAAACAGGACGAGTGGAGCCAGTGGACCA GACCGGAGGGATCCCTGCACGAAACTCAAAGGGCGAGAGGCTGCTGGTGTACATTGGTATTATTGACATTCTGCAGTCCTATAG ATTAGTAAAGAAACTAGAACATTCCTGGAAATCCTTGGTTCATGATGGG GACACTGTGTCGGTACACAGACCAAGTTTTTATGCGGACAGATTTCAAAGGTTCATGAGCAGTGCGGTTTTCAAGAAGGTGCCAG TGAAAGCCTCTCCAGTTAAGAAGCGTCGTGCTAACGGTCCTGTGAAGAAACTTGCTGGCTCTGGGCTCTATCTATTGACTCAAACCAGCTACCAGCAACCTTCACTCCAACAACAAGTCAGCACTGACACTAAGGAGGACACAGAGGGAGTCATTG GCATTCAGTCTGGTCGACCTGACCTCCTCCTGCAGAGCTTACCACACAGCGGCAGTGCTGTCAACACTCCTACAACTCCAACTTTTCTATCTCTCACTCCCACAATACTCACTCTGTCTCACTCTCAGGAAACCTCAATGAGTGAAGGAGAAGGTGGAAGTGAAACACCCAGCAGACACCAGGACAGCAGCAGCCCCCAGAG
- the LOC114156619 gene encoding phosphatidylinositol 4-phosphate 5-kinase type-1 alpha-like isoform X2: MATASEEPPGLQGHSSNLPGQFWRALSSLKDSTGNRKNVASESPSIGTSQALKKTIGHRGVDPTGETVYKKTTSSTLKAAIQLGITHTVGSLNQKPERDVLLQDFEVVESIFFPCEGSNLTPGHHYGDFRFKTYAPIAFRYFREMFGIRPDDYMYSLCNEPLIELSSSGASGSLFYLSSDDEFIVKTVQHKEAEFLQKLLPGYFMNLNQNKRTLLPKFYGLYCVQAAGKNIRIVVMNNLLPSSVRMHLKFDLKGSTHKRRANPKEREKAVPTFKDLDFIQDMNDGLFLEADTYNAVCKTIQRDCLLLQSFKIMDYSLLVGIHNLDQACREQNTEAAAEGAVRPQVQKSLYSTAIEAIQAETGRVEPVDQTGGIPARNSKGERLLVYIGIIDILQSYRLVKKLEHSWKSLVHDGDTVSVHRPSFYADRFQRFMSSAVFKKVPVKASPVKKRRANGPVKKLAGSGLYLLTQTSYQQPSLQQQVSTDTKEDTEGVIGIQSGRPDLLLQSLPHSGSAVNTPTTPTFLSLTPTILTLSHSQETSMSEGEGGSETPSRHQDSSSPQRFQSSDQEHITTEDPIPLNDVASTERKGSALDVEQKPGFNENKVGSVHEQH; encoded by the exons ATGGCCACAGCATCTGAGGAGCCTCCAGGTCTTCAGGGCCACTCTTCCA ACCTGCCGGGTCAGTTTTGGAGGGCACTGTCTTCTCTCAAAG ACTCGACTGGGAACCGAAAAAATGTTGCTTCAGAG AGTCCGAGCATCGGCACGTCTCAGGCCCTGAAAAAAACCATCGGCCATCGGGGAGTTGATCCCACGGGGGAGACGGTCTACAAAAAG ACAACATCTTCCACTCTTAAAGCGGCCATACAGTTGGGCATCACACACACTGTGGGCAGCTTGAACCAGAAACCTGAGAGAGATGTGCTGCTGCAAGACTTTGAAGTCGTGGAAAGCATCTTCTTTCCCTG CGAAGGCAGTAACCTGACACCGGGTCATCACTACGGAGACTTCAGGTTCAAAACATACGCTCCAATCGCCTTTCGTTACTTCAGAGAGATGTTTGGCATCCGGCCTGATGACTACATG TATTCTCTGTGTAACGAGCCTCTGATTGAGCTGTCGAGTTCCGGGGCCAGCGGATCTCTGTTCTACCTCTCGAGTGACGATGAATTCATTGTTAAGACAGTGCAGCACAAAGAGGCAGAGTTTCTCCAAAAACTGCTTCCAGGATACTTTATG AACTTGAACCAGAACAAGAGAACCTTATTACCAAAGTTTTATGGACTGTACTGCGTTCAAGCAGCCGGTAAAAACATCCGCATTGTAGTTATGAACAATCTGCTGCCCAGTTCGGTACGGATGCACCTCAAATTCGATCTGAAAGGCTCCACTCACAAACGACGAGCCAATCCCAAAGAGAGGGAAAAGGCTGTTCCCACGTTCAAGGACCTGGATTTCATTCAGGACATGAATGACGGTTTATTTCTGGAGGCAGACACGTACAATGCTGTATGTAAAACTATTCAGAGAGACTGTCTG CTGTTGCAAAGTTTCAAGATAATGGACTACAGTCTACTAGTGGGAATTCATAATTTAGATCAGGCCTGTCGAGAGCAAAatacagaagcagcagcagaaggagcCGTGAGGCCGCAAGTCCAGAAGTCCCTCTACAGCACAGCTATCGAGGCCATCCAGGCTGAAACAGGACGAGTGGAGCCAGTGGACCA GACCGGAGGGATCCCTGCACGAAACTCAAAGGGCGAGAGGCTGCTGGTGTACATTGGTATTATTGACATTCTGCAGTCCTATAG ATTAGTAAAGAAACTAGAACATTCCTGGAAATCCTTGGTTCATGATGGG GACACTGTGTCGGTACACAGACCAAGTTTTTATGCGGACAGATTTCAAAGGTTCATGAGCAGTGCGGTTTTCAAGAAGGTGCCAG TGAAAGCCTCTCCAGTTAAGAAGCGTCGTGCTAACGGTCCTGTGAAGAAACTTGCTGGCTCTGGGCTCTATCTATTGACTCAAACCAGCTACCAGCAACCTTCACTCCAACAACAAGTCAGCACTGACACTAAGGAGGACACAGAGGGAGTCATTG GCATTCAGTCTGGTCGACCTGACCTCCTCCTGCAGAGCTTACCACACAGCGGCAGTGCTGTCAACACTCCTACAACTCCAACTTTTCTATCTCTCACTCCCACAATACTCACTCTGTCTCACTCTCAGGAAACCTCAATGAGTGAAGGAGAAGGTGGAAGTGAAACACCCAGCAGACACCAGGACAGCAGCAGCCCCCAGAG
- the LOC114156619 gene encoding phosphatidylinositol 4-phosphate 5-kinase type-1 alpha-like isoform X4, which translates to MCCCKTLKSWKASSFPGSNLTPGHHYGDFRFKTYAPIAFRYFREMFGIRPDDYMYSLCNEPLIELSSSGASGSLFYLSSDDEFIVKTVQHKEAEFLQKLLPGYFMNLNQNKRTLLPKFYGLYCVQAAGKNIRIVVMNNLLPSSVRMHLKFDLKGSTHKRRANPKEREKAVPTFKDLDFIQDMNDGLFLEADTYNAVCKTIQRDCLLLQSFKIMDYSLLVGIHNLDQACREQNTEAAAEGAVRPQVQKSLYSTAIEAIQAETGRVEPVDQTGGIPARNSKGERLLVYIGIIDILQSYRLVKKLEHSWKSLVHDGDTVSVHRPSFYADRFQRFMSSAVFKKVPVKASPVKKRRANGPVKKLAGSGLYLLTQTSYQQPSLQQQVSTDTKEDTEGVIGIQSGRPDLLLQSLPHSGSAVNTPTTPTFLSLTPTILTLSHSQETSMSEGEGGSETPSRHQDSSSPQRFQSSDQEHITTEDPIPLNDVASTERKGSALDVEQKPGFNENKVGSVHEQH; encoded by the exons ATGTGCTGCTGCAAGACTTTGAAGTCGTGGAAAGCATCTTCTTTCCCTG GCAGTAACCTGACACCGGGTCATCACTACGGAGACTTCAGGTTCAAAACATACGCTCCAATCGCCTTTCGTTACTTCAGAGAGATGTTTGGCATCCGGCCTGATGACTACATG TATTCTCTGTGTAACGAGCCTCTGATTGAGCTGTCGAGTTCCGGGGCCAGCGGATCTCTGTTCTACCTCTCGAGTGACGATGAATTCATTGTTAAGACAGTGCAGCACAAAGAGGCAGAGTTTCTCCAAAAACTGCTTCCAGGATACTTTATG AACTTGAACCAGAACAAGAGAACCTTATTACCAAAGTTTTATGGACTGTACTGCGTTCAAGCAGCCGGTAAAAACATCCGCATTGTAGTTATGAACAATCTGCTGCCCAGTTCGGTACGGATGCACCTCAAATTCGATCTGAAAGGCTCCACTCACAAACGACGAGCCAATCCCAAAGAGAGGGAAAAGGCTGTTCCCACGTTCAAGGACCTGGATTTCATTCAGGACATGAATGACGGTTTATTTCTGGAGGCAGACACGTACAATGCTGTATGTAAAACTATTCAGAGAGACTGTCTG CTGTTGCAAAGTTTCAAGATAATGGACTACAGTCTACTAGTGGGAATTCATAATTTAGATCAGGCCTGTCGAGAGCAAAatacagaagcagcagcagaaggagcCGTGAGGCCGCAAGTCCAGAAGTCCCTCTACAGCACAGCTATCGAGGCCATCCAGGCTGAAACAGGACGAGTGGAGCCAGTGGACCA GACCGGAGGGATCCCTGCACGAAACTCAAAGGGCGAGAGGCTGCTGGTGTACATTGGTATTATTGACATTCTGCAGTCCTATAG ATTAGTAAAGAAACTAGAACATTCCTGGAAATCCTTGGTTCATGATGGG GACACTGTGTCGGTACACAGACCAAGTTTTTATGCGGACAGATTTCAAAGGTTCATGAGCAGTGCGGTTTTCAAGAAGGTGCCAG TGAAAGCCTCTCCAGTTAAGAAGCGTCGTGCTAACGGTCCTGTGAAGAAACTTGCTGGCTCTGGGCTCTATCTATTGACTCAAACCAGCTACCAGCAACCTTCACTCCAACAACAAGTCAGCACTGACACTAAGGAGGACACAGAGGGAGTCATTG GCATTCAGTCTGGTCGACCTGACCTCCTCCTGCAGAGCTTACCACACAGCGGCAGTGCTGTCAACACTCCTACAACTCCAACTTTTCTATCTCTCACTCCCACAATACTCACTCTGTCTCACTCTCAGGAAACCTCAATGAGTGAAGGAGAAGGTGGAAGTGAAACACCCAGCAGACACCAGGACAGCAGCAGCCCCCAGAG
- the LOC114156619 gene encoding phosphatidylinositol 4-phosphate 5-kinase type-1 alpha-like isoform X1: MTVEAVLHKIITSSEETAFAWLPNCCFFFLRFLRNACFFPLLPADSTGNRKNVASESPSIGTSQALKKTIGHRGVDPTGETVYKKTTSSTLKAAIQLGITHTVGSLNQKPERDVLLQDFEVVESIFFPCEGSNLTPGHHYGDFRFKTYAPIAFRYFREMFGIRPDDYMYSLCNEPLIELSSSGASGSLFYLSSDDEFIVKTVQHKEAEFLQKLLPGYFMNLNQNKRTLLPKFYGLYCVQAAGKNIRIVVMNNLLPSSVRMHLKFDLKGSTHKRRANPKEREKAVPTFKDLDFIQDMNDGLFLEADTYNAVCKTIQRDCLLLQSFKIMDYSLLVGIHNLDQACREQNTEAAAEGAVRPQVQKSLYSTAIEAIQAETGRVEPVDQTGGIPARNSKGERLLVYIGIIDILQSYRLVKKLEHSWKSLVHDGDTVSVHRPSFYADRFQRFMSSAVFKKVPVKASPVKKRRANGPVKKLAGSGLYLLTQTSYQQPSLQQQVSTDTKEDTEGVIGIQSGRPDLLLQSLPHSGSAVNTPTTPTFLSLTPTILTLSHSQETSMSEGEGGSETPSRHQDSSSPQRFQSSDQEHITTEDPIPLNDVASTERKGSALDVEQKPGFNENKVGSVHEQH; this comes from the exons ATGACAGTTGAAGCTGtgttgcacaaaataattaCGTCCAGTGAAGAAACTGCCTTTGCTTGGTTAcctaattgttgttttttttttttacgatttTTACGTAACGCGTGTTTCTTCCCTCTTCTGCCTGCAGACTCGACTGGGAACCGAAAAAATGTTGCTTCAGAG AGTCCGAGCATCGGCACGTCTCAGGCCCTGAAAAAAACCATCGGCCATCGGGGAGTTGATCCCACGGGGGAGACGGTCTACAAAAAG ACAACATCTTCCACTCTTAAAGCGGCCATACAGTTGGGCATCACACACACTGTGGGCAGCTTGAACCAGAAACCTGAGAGAGATGTGCTGCTGCAAGACTTTGAAGTCGTGGAAAGCATCTTCTTTCCCTG CGAAGGCAGTAACCTGACACCGGGTCATCACTACGGAGACTTCAGGTTCAAAACATACGCTCCAATCGCCTTTCGTTACTTCAGAGAGATGTTTGGCATCCGGCCTGATGACTACATG TATTCTCTGTGTAACGAGCCTCTGATTGAGCTGTCGAGTTCCGGGGCCAGCGGATCTCTGTTCTACCTCTCGAGTGACGATGAATTCATTGTTAAGACAGTGCAGCACAAAGAGGCAGAGTTTCTCCAAAAACTGCTTCCAGGATACTTTATG AACTTGAACCAGAACAAGAGAACCTTATTACCAAAGTTTTATGGACTGTACTGCGTTCAAGCAGCCGGTAAAAACATCCGCATTGTAGTTATGAACAATCTGCTGCCCAGTTCGGTACGGATGCACCTCAAATTCGATCTGAAAGGCTCCACTCACAAACGACGAGCCAATCCCAAAGAGAGGGAAAAGGCTGTTCCCACGTTCAAGGACCTGGATTTCATTCAGGACATGAATGACGGTTTATTTCTGGAGGCAGACACGTACAATGCTGTATGTAAAACTATTCAGAGAGACTGTCTG CTGTTGCAAAGTTTCAAGATAATGGACTACAGTCTACTAGTGGGAATTCATAATTTAGATCAGGCCTGTCGAGAGCAAAatacagaagcagcagcagaaggagcCGTGAGGCCGCAAGTCCAGAAGTCCCTCTACAGCACAGCTATCGAGGCCATCCAGGCTGAAACAGGACGAGTGGAGCCAGTGGACCA GACCGGAGGGATCCCTGCACGAAACTCAAAGGGCGAGAGGCTGCTGGTGTACATTGGTATTATTGACATTCTGCAGTCCTATAG ATTAGTAAAGAAACTAGAACATTCCTGGAAATCCTTGGTTCATGATGGG GACACTGTGTCGGTACACAGACCAAGTTTTTATGCGGACAGATTTCAAAGGTTCATGAGCAGTGCGGTTTTCAAGAAGGTGCCAG TGAAAGCCTCTCCAGTTAAGAAGCGTCGTGCTAACGGTCCTGTGAAGAAACTTGCTGGCTCTGGGCTCTATCTATTGACTCAAACCAGCTACCAGCAACCTTCACTCCAACAACAAGTCAGCACTGACACTAAGGAGGACACAGAGGGAGTCATTG GCATTCAGTCTGGTCGACCTGACCTCCTCCTGCAGAGCTTACCACACAGCGGCAGTGCTGTCAACACTCCTACAACTCCAACTTTTCTATCTCTCACTCCCACAATACTCACTCTGTCTCACTCTCAGGAAACCTCAATGAGTGAAGGAGAAGGTGGAAGTGAAACACCCAGCAGACACCAGGACAGCAGCAGCCCCCAGAG